A section of the Bradyrhizobium oligotrophicum S58 genome encodes:
- a CDS encoding MarR family winged helix-turn-helix transcriptional regulator gives MKRKPSTEATAAWIRLMRVQSRVLDAVEQELKKAGFPPLAWYDALLELSRAAAGELRPVELERQMLIPQYSTSRLIDRLVDEGLVIRRECKMDKRGQFVEITEAGRELQKRMWSAYSAAIEKHVGSKLSDTDAAKLCTLLDRLGCSCGQAAPLSAGEGASPR, from the coding sequence ATGAAACGCAAACCATCGACCGAGGCGACCGCCGCCTGGATCCGCCTGATGCGGGTCCAGAGCCGGGTGCTGGACGCGGTCGAGCAGGAGCTGAAGAAGGCCGGTTTCCCGCCGCTCGCCTGGTATGATGCGCTGCTTGAGCTGTCGCGGGCGGCCGCCGGCGAGCTGCGTCCGGTCGAGCTCGAGCGGCAGATGCTGATCCCACAATATTCTACCTCCCGGCTGATCGACCGGCTGGTCGACGAAGGTCTGGTCATCAGGCGCGAATGCAAGATGGACAAGCGCGGCCAGTTCGTGGAGATCACCGAGGCGGGGCGCGAGCTGCAGAAGCGGATGTGGTCGGCCTATTCGGCCGCCATCGAGAAGCATGTCGGCTCCAAGCTGTCGGACACCGACGCCGCCAAGCTGTGCACGCTGCTTGACCGTCTCGGCTGTTCCTGCGGTCAGGCCGCCCCATTGTCTGCCGGAGAAGGCGCTTCGCCCCGATGA
- a CDS encoding MmcQ/YjbR family DNA-binding protein, translated as MTFDDVRALALAWPEVEDGTSYGTSALKVRKKMLARLKEDGDSLVLPGVPPDERDMLVQSRPRLFYFTDHYRDYPIVLLRLSQARRADVEPLLRRQWRALASKKALAAEGLG; from the coding sequence GTGACCTTCGACGATGTCAGGGCGCTTGCGCTGGCATGGCCGGAGGTCGAGGACGGCACGTCCTACGGCACATCGGCGCTGAAGGTGCGCAAGAAGATGCTGGCGCGGCTGAAAGAGGACGGGGACAGCCTCGTTCTGCCCGGCGTGCCGCCGGACGAACGCGACATGCTGGTCCAATCCCGGCCGCGGCTGTTCTATTTCACCGATCATTATCGCGACTATCCGATCGTGCTGCTGCGCCTCTCGCAGGCGCGGCGCGCAGATGTCGAACCGCTGCTGCGCCGGCAATGGCGGGCATTGGCGTCGAAGAAGGCGCTCGCCGCCGAGGGTCTCGGCTGA
- a CDS encoding cytochrome c biogenesis CcdA family protein — MAALLLAFVAGLLSILSPCVLPLVPIVLGAAAAAHPRGALALAAGLALSFAGLGLFIAVAGSSLGLDASAFRFVAAVIMLAIGIVLLMPSWQAQLAVAGGPVQRWADRHSQGLAASGAGGQFMIGLLLGAVWSPCVGPTLGAASLLASQGRDLARVTLTMLAFGLGAGLPLVVLGLVSRTTMMRLRERLLSAGKLGKMLMGVAFVLVAVAILSGADKQLEAWLVEHSPAWLTELTTSI, encoded by the coding sequence ATGGCCGCGTTGCTGCTGGCCTTCGTGGCCGGCCTGCTTTCGATCCTGTCGCCCTGCGTGTTGCCGCTGGTGCCGATCGTGCTGGGCGCGGCGGCTGCCGCGCATCCGCGCGGCGCGCTGGCGCTCGCGGCCGGGCTGGCGCTGTCGTTCGCCGGCCTCGGCCTGTTCATTGCGGTCGCAGGCAGCAGCCTCGGCCTCGATGCGAGTGCGTTCCGCTTCGTCGCGGCGGTCATCATGCTGGCGATCGGCATCGTGCTGCTGATGCCGTCCTGGCAGGCGCAGCTCGCGGTCGCCGGCGGCCCGGTGCAGCGCTGGGCCGACCGGCACTCGCAAGGCTTGGCGGCCTCGGGGGCGGGAGGTCAGTTCATGATCGGCCTGCTGCTCGGCGCTGTCTGGTCGCCCTGTGTTGGGCCGACATTGGGCGCGGCGTCGCTGCTGGCCTCGCAGGGGCGCGACCTCGCTCGCGTGACCTTGACGATGCTGGCGTTCGGGCTCGGAGCCGGCCTGCCTCTGGTCGTGCTCGGGCTGGTGTCGCGGACGACCATGATGCGGCTCCGCGAGCGGCTGCTGTCCGCCGGCAAGCTCGGCAAGATGCTGATGGGAGTGGCCTTCGTCCTCGTCGCGGTCGCGATCCTCAGCGGTGCGGACAAGCAGCTGGAGGCGTGGCTGGTCGAGCACTCGCCGGCATGGTTGACCGAGCTGACGACGTCGATCTGA
- a CDS encoding nucleotidyltransferase family protein translates to MTEDDFVTSALRNPVNAELMDVLRATALPDAWVVAGCLTQTVWNIQTGRPVDHGINDYDIFYFDPDTSWDAEDAVIRRIASCLDAVDAKVEVRNQARVHLWYPTKHGRPYPAATRSTDGIDRFLTVNTQVGLRPVGDGHEIYAPKGLGDIAQMIVRPNYTANFSAVNYAAKVARWKALWPEITVIAPEQ, encoded by the coding sequence ATGACCGAGGATGACTTCGTCACGTCAGCGCTCCGCAATCCCGTCAACGCCGAGCTGATGGACGTGCTGCGCGCGACAGCATTGCCTGACGCGTGGGTCGTCGCTGGCTGCCTGACGCAGACGGTCTGGAACATCCAAACCGGACGTCCGGTCGATCATGGCATCAACGACTACGACATCTTCTACTTCGATCCCGACACCTCATGGGACGCGGAGGATGCCGTCATCCGGCGTATCGCATCCTGTCTCGATGCCGTTGATGCCAAGGTTGAAGTACGCAACCAGGCGCGCGTGCATCTTTGGTATCCGACCAAGCACGGCCGCCCCTACCCTGCTGCGACACGTTCCACCGACGGCATCGATCGCTTCCTCACTGTCAACACGCAGGTCGGCCTCCGCCCGGTCGGCGATGGGCACGAGATCTATGCGCCGAAGGGCCTCGGCGACATCGCGCAGATGATCGTGAGGCCGAACTACACGGCCAATTTTTCGGCGGTAAACTACGCGGCCAAGGTGGCGCGCTGGAAAGCGCTGTGGCCGGAGATCACGGTCATCGCCCCTGAGCAGTAA
- a CDS encoding PAN domain-containing protein: protein MFQRRRAGRFIGAWLWALACLIAAARLTPADAQSYSDRPGGDYMSAPIASGDPADCALLCEHDRRCRAWSFNYPTVMEAGAVCWLKNSVPARVPDNCCVSGVRGAGVVEIRNDAVETSIDRPGGDYRSFDIKTTDLKASDKAEKAADKAGDKSADKAADKNAEKAADAEDICKAACTGDNKCRAWTFARPGYAGKEAHCFLKKEIKPPRRRAGFTSGVVR, encoded by the coding sequence ATGTTTCAGCGGCGGCGCGCGGGGCGCTTCATCGGGGCATGGCTGTGGGCGCTGGCGTGCCTGATCGCGGCTGCGCGTCTGACGCCGGCCGATGCGCAGAGCTATTCGGACCGCCCGGGTGGCGACTACATGAGCGCGCCGATCGCCTCGGGCGATCCGGCCGATTGTGCCCTGCTGTGCGAGCACGACCGGCGCTGCCGCGCCTGGAGCTTCAACTATCCGACCGTCATGGAAGCCGGCGCCGTGTGCTGGCTGAAGAACAGCGTGCCGGCGCGTGTTCCCGACAATTGCTGCGTCTCCGGCGTGCGCGGCGCCGGCGTCGTCGAGATCCGCAACGACGCGGTGGAAACCTCGATCGATCGTCCCGGCGGCGACTATCGCAGCTTCGACATCAAGACCACCGACCTGAAGGCCAGCGACAAGGCCGAGAAGGCAGCCGACAAAGCCGGTGACAAGAGTGCCGACAAGGCGGCGGACAAGAACGCCGAAAAGGCCGCCGACGCCGAGGACATCTGCAAGGCTGCCTGCACCGGCGACAACAAGTGCCGCGCCTGGACCTTCGCGCGGCCCGGCTATGCCGGCAAGGAAGCGCACTGCTTCCTGAAGAAGGAAATCAAGCCGCCGCGGCGCCGCGCCGGCTTTACGTCAGGCGTCGTGCGGTAG
- a CDS encoding glutamate--cysteine ligase, with protein sequence MARDQIDMTPLQSRDELVAWLADGVKPASAFRIGTEHEKTPFTLEGHRPVPYEGARGIGALLEGMKLLLGWEPIMERGNIIGLYDVTGGGAISLEPGGQFELSGAPVETVHQTHAELMAHLAQVREIATPLGIGFLGLGMTPSWSREEIPVMPKGRYKIMTGYMPKVGRYGLDMMYRTCTVQTNLDFSSEADMVKKLRVSVALQPIATALFANSPFTEGKPNGYLSFRSEIWRDTDNQRSGMIPWAFEDGMGFERWVDYALDVPMYFVKREETYIDVSGTSFRDFFEGKNPAMPGERPTLSDWANHLSTIFPEVRLKRYLEMRGADGVPWGRLPALPAFWVGLLYDDASLDAAWDLVKDWTAFERQNLRDDVPRLGFKTRIRNRYVFEVAKECLALAHHGLRRRNRVDHFGRDESRHLEPLDAIIASGRSPAEEMLEKFNGPWRGSVEPAYEEYAF encoded by the coding sequence ATGGCGCGTGACCAGATCGATATGACCCCGCTGCAGTCGCGCGACGAGCTCGTGGCGTGGCTGGCGGACGGCGTGAAGCCGGCATCCGCTTTCCGCATCGGGACCGAGCACGAGAAGACGCCGTTCACGCTCGAAGGTCACCGCCCTGTGCCTTACGAAGGCGCACGCGGCATCGGCGCGCTGCTCGAAGGCATGAAGCTGCTGCTCGGCTGGGAGCCGATCATGGAGCGCGGCAACATCATCGGGCTCTATGACGTCACCGGCGGCGGCGCCATCTCGCTGGAGCCGGGCGGCCAGTTCGAATTGTCCGGTGCGCCGGTCGAGACCGTGCATCAGACGCATGCGGAGCTGATGGCGCATCTGGCGCAGGTGCGCGAAATCGCGACCCCGCTCGGGATCGGCTTTCTCGGGCTCGGCATGACGCCGTCATGGTCGCGCGAAGAAATTCCCGTGATGCCCAAGGGCCGCTACAAGATCATGACCGGCTACATGCCGAAGGTCGGCCGATACGGGCTCGACATGATGTACCGGACCTGCACGGTGCAGACCAATCTCGACTTCTCCTCGGAAGCCGACATGGTCAAGAAGCTCCGGGTCTCGGTGGCGCTGCAGCCGATCGCGACCGCTCTGTTCGCCAACTCGCCGTTCACCGAAGGCAAGCCGAACGGCTATCTCTCCTTCCGCTCAGAGATCTGGCGCGACACCGACAATCAGCGTTCGGGCATGATCCCCTGGGCGTTCGAGGACGGCATGGGCTTCGAGCGCTGGGTCGACTACGCGCTCGACGTGCCCATGTACTTCGTCAAGCGCGAGGAGACCTATATCGACGTCTCCGGCACCTCGTTCCGCGACTTCTTCGAAGGAAAAAATCCGGCGATGCCGGGCGAGCGTCCGACGCTGTCGGACTGGGCCAATCACCTCTCGACGATCTTCCCGGAGGTGCGGCTGAAGCGCTATCTCGAGATGCGCGGCGCCGACGGCGTGCCGTGGGGACGGCTGCCGGCGCTGCCGGCGTTCTGGGTCGGCCTGCTCTATGACGATGCGAGCCTCGACGCCGCCTGGGACCTGGTCAAGGACTGGACCGCGTTCGAGCGCCAGAACCTGCGCGACGACGTGCCGCGTCTTGGCTTCAAGACGCGCATCCGCAATCGCTACGTGTTCGAGGTCGCCAAGGAGTGCCTCGCTTTGGCGCATCACGGCCTGCGCCGGCGCAACCGCGTCGATCATTTCGGCCGCGACGAAAGCCGGCATCTGGAGCCGCTCGATGCCATCATCGCTTCAGGCCGCTCGCCGGCCGAGGAGATGCTGGAGAAGTTCAATGGTCCCTGGCGGGGCTCGGTCGAGCCGGCCTATGAGGAATATGCATTCTGA
- the lepB gene encoding signal peptidase I, which yields MSLEKMSTDKTSTKAPRTGAIRKESTWGGQLAQLVAVVLVVFVAKGAIAEPFYVPSGSMEPTLLIGDALLASKFPYGYGTSSLPMQITLPETGRLFGETPKRGDVVVFRWPGDNSQAWVKRVVGLPGDRIQMRQGQLYINGQAAALKPDGVGDAEDDSGRNEPAYRYVETLPNGVSHLIFKMRDNGRLDNTPEVTVPPGKLFVLGDNRDNSADSRVSLRDGGVGLLPIDNLVGRADAVVGSWDLGFKNQPVWAWLSGFRLDRFFTAVR from the coding sequence ATGAGCCTCGAGAAGATGTCCACGGACAAGACCAGCACCAAGGCCCCGCGCACGGGCGCCATCCGCAAGGAAAGCACCTGGGGTGGCCAGCTCGCGCAGCTCGTCGCCGTCGTCCTGGTCGTGTTCGTCGCCAAAGGCGCGATCGCCGAGCCATTCTACGTGCCGTCGGGCTCGATGGAGCCGACCTTGCTGATCGGCGACGCGCTGCTGGCGTCGAAGTTTCCCTATGGCTACGGCACCTCGTCGCTGCCGATGCAGATCACGCTGCCGGAGACGGGACGGCTGTTCGGCGAGACGCCGAAGCGCGGCGACGTGGTCGTGTTCCGCTGGCCGGGCGACAACTCGCAGGCCTGGGTCAAGCGCGTCGTCGGCCTGCCCGGTGACCGCATCCAGATGCGCCAGGGCCAGCTCTATATCAATGGCCAGGCGGCTGCGCTGAAGCCGGACGGCGTCGGCGATGCCGAGGACGATTCCGGCCGCAACGAACCGGCCTATCGCTACGTCGAGACGCTGCCGAACGGCGTGTCGCATCTGATCTTCAAGATGCGCGACAACGGCCGGCTGGACAACACGCCGGAGGTGACGGTGCCGCCCGGCAAGCTGTTCGTGCTCGGCGACAACCGCGACAACTCCGCCGACAGCCGCGTGTCCTTGCGCGATGGCGGCGTGGGCTTGCTGCCGATCGACAATCTCGTCGGCCGCGCCGATGCGGTGGTCGGCTCGTGGGATCTCGGTTTCAAGAACCAGCCGGTCTGGGCCTGGCTGTCGGGCTTCCGGCTCGATCGCTTCTTCACCGCGGTACGCTGA
- a CDS encoding thioredoxin family protein: protein MTFSRRFFTAAGVAATLAFAGLGTASAIETAAYSDAAFKAAQAAGQPILIEIHAGWCPTCKAQKPIIDKLAAEPKFKDLKIFRVDFDDMKPVVKAFGAQMQSTLITFKGTTETGRSVGDTKEASIAALLDKSL from the coding sequence ATGACGTTTTCGCGCAGATTTTTTACCGCCGCAGGGGTTGCGGCCACGTTGGCTTTCGCAGGGCTGGGAACGGCATCGGCGATCGAGACCGCAGCCTATTCGGACGCTGCCTTCAAGGCCGCGCAGGCGGCGGGGCAGCCGATCCTGATCGAGATCCATGCCGGCTGGTGCCCGACCTGCAAGGCGCAGAAGCCGATCATCGACAAGCTCGCGGCAGAACCGAAATTCAAGGATCTGAAGATCTTCCGCGTCGACTTCGACGACATGAAGCCGGTGGTCAAAGCGTTCGGCGCGCAGATGCAGTCGACCCTGATCACCTTCAAGGGCACGACCGAGACCGGCCGGTCCGTCGGTGACACCAAGGAAGCCTCGATCGCGGCGCTGCTCGACAAGAGCCTGTAA